The genomic window CTGAGATGGAAGAACAAACATGGTATCTGGGTGGTAAGAAATTCGGAGCAGATTTATGCTCTCTCCACTGTATGTACCCACCTTGGATGTATGCCTAATTGGCTGGAGAATGAGCAAAAGTTTAAATGTCCCTGTCACGGGAGCGGTTTTCGTATGACGGGCATTAACTTCGAAGGTCCCGCACCCAGGCCGCTGGAACGATTCAAGATTGTATTGGCTGATGATGGTCAAATGTTGATTGATAAGACCAAAAAATATCAATATGAGAAAGGTCAGTGGAGCAACCCAGAATCTTTTCTGGTTGTATAGTTAGAATTTCGACTCGGGGAGAAAGATGAGCGAGAAATCTAAGAAGAACATTTTCGAACGATTCGGTGAGTCGGCTGTCTGGAAGTCGATTTTTAGATCTGGCGTGCCGCGCTCCCGCCGCCAGCGGATGATGTCGGTGCTTAACAGTGTTTTCTTGCATCTTCATCCTGTTCGCCTGCCGCGACACGCCATCAAGCTCAAGTTCACCTGGTGTATGGGTGGACTATCGTTCTTTCTCTTCCTGGTGCTCACAATTTCTGGTATCCTCCTCATGTTCTATTACCGTCCCACCGTGGAATATGCTTATGTGGATATGATAGACCTTGGCGAACAGGTACCTCTCGGCATCATGCGGGAGATCCATCGCTGGGGAGCGCATGCAATGGTCATCACAGTCTGGCTGCACATGTTCAGGGTATTCATGACCGGATCGTACAAACCGCCGCGGGAGTTCAATTGGGCGGTGGGTGTTATTCTTCTCACCCTGACGCTGCTACTCAGTTTTACAGGCTACCTTCTGCCGTGGGATCAGCTTGCCATCTGGGCGATCACAGTGGGTACCAACATGGCCCGAGCAACACCCTTTCTTGGCCATGAGGGGCCCGGGGCTGCTCTGCTCAGCCTGGGTGACATCAACTTCGTACACGCTGCCAGCGATGTTCGCTTTGCATTGCTGGGTGGTCGCTTTGTCGGCGAAGCAGCACTGTTAAGATTTTATGTGCTGCATTGCATTGGATTTCCGTTCATCATCATGATTCTGATGGCGGTTCACTTTTGGAGAATAAGGAAAGACGGCGGTATCTCGGGACCGACCTAAGAGAACTCAGGCGAATAGACCATTATGGAAGTCTTCAAGCATTTTATTAACGGTATTACCCATCCCACCATTATGCTGACAGCTATTCTTGTCGTTTTTCCGTTTATTTTTCCACCCTCAGATTTCTTTGAGAAGTGGAACCGCCGACTGCGATTGGACTTCTTCTGGACAAAAAAGGGGCTGATCGTAGTTCTGGCACTGTTCTTCGCATTCTTTGCCATCGGCGTAAGCGATGAAAACTCGCGGCTGATTTTCCTGAAACCGGATAATGTACCTATTGTCGGTCTCCTTATACTGGTGCATGCATTTCTCTGGCTGAGTATGAACCAGGCCAGGAACAATGACGAACTGTTGCAGGCGGGTGAGAAGCCAGCCGAATATCACGATCCTGAAGATAAAGTTCTGGTCTGGCCAGATCTCGTCTATATTGAATTCATTTCGCTGATTCTTCTCATGTCTCTGCTGCTCATTTGGTCCATCGGCTTGGAGGCACCGCTAGAAGAACCGGCAAATCCCACCAACTCACCGAATCCCGCCAAGGCGCCGTGGTACTTCCTTGGCCTGCAGGAGATGCTGGTTTACTTTGACCCGTGGTTAGCTGGTGTTGTATTCCCCTCAATTATGATCATTGGTCTCATGGCCATACCGTATATTGATATTAATAAGGAAGGGGCAGGATTTTACAGCTACAGGCAGCGGCGGATGGCAATCTCCATCTTCATGTTCGGCTGGCTCTGGCTGTGGGTAAACCTGATTCTGGTGGGGACATTCCTGCGCGGTCCAAACTGGAACTTTTTCGGTCCGTTTGAATTCTGGGATCCTCACAAGCTTGAGGCACTCGTAAATATCAACCTGTCAGAATTTATCTATATCAAGTTGTTCGGGATAGGATTGCCGGGGAATATCCTGTTAAGAGAAATATTCGGATTCATCGTCGTCTTCGGCTATTTCCTTGTTTTACCACCGATTCTGGCGAAGACAGTGTTCAAACAGTTGTATCAAGCCTTGGGTAATTTCAAGTACGGTGTCTTTATCTTTCTTGTCCTCAGTATGATATCACTACCGCTGAAGATGTACCTGAGGTGGATCTTCAATCTTAAGTATCTGATAGCCATTCCCGAATTCTTTTTCAATATTTAGCGAGATAGCGGTGGAAAAACAGGAACGATTCTACAATATCCTCAAGCTGAATAAGCTGTTCGGTATCTCAAGTATCGTCTTCTTGCTTCTTCTTGTCTGGACATTTGTCGATGACTACGATAGAGACTGGAAGGACTACCAGAGAGAATTTCGTCAGTTGGAGGTTGCCAGTACTAAAGGACAGCTTGACGGTGAGCTGGAGAAACTGAACGCTCTCGAAGAATACAAGGAAGCTCAAGGAAACTTAGATGCCGCCGGAAACGCACTAAAGGAAAAAGAAGACGATCTGAAAATTTTGGAGAAGCAGCTTAGGAAATTGGAAGCTGAACACTATCAAGTTGAACAGGTATACAATTTCACAAAGGCTGAGTATGATGTGGTAAAATACGAGCACGAAGAGGCTGTAGGGAGGGGTCACGGTAATCCGGAAGAAACTGGACAGAAATTGGATCGCTATGAAATAGATCTGAATCAGAAACGACTCATCGTAGAAGAAGCAGAGCGTCATATGTTTGAGAAACGTGACACGATTCGTTCTCACCGTGAGGAAGTAAAGGAGGCGGACACCCGACTCTCACAGCTTCGCCGTCAGGCCAGCATCTTAGAACGCAAATTGAGTGTAGTCGATCCGGCGGCCATGAGTTTCGCCAACAGGATTGGCGATAAGGTGCGTGATCTCCCTGTCCTGGACTTCCTCTCTCCTTATTACAAGGTAGACCAGGTGGTCTTGAAGGATATCACAGAAGATATCAACTTCATGGAGATACCAAAGGTGGACCGGTGCACCACATGTCACCAAGGGATCACCGAGCCTGGCTATGAAGATGCTTCTCAGCCGTTCACAACCCATCCGGATCTTGCTCTCTATCTTAATAACGATTCGCCACATCCGCTGGAATCTTTCGGTTGTACCAGCTGCCACGCCGGCCGGGGGAGAGGCACCGATTTCTCCACTGCGGCGCACACTCCCGGCTCTCACGAGCAAGAAGAGGAGTGGATTGAGAAGTACGACTGGCATGAGATGCACCATTGGGAGCAGCCGATGTTTCCCGTCAAGTACACAGAAGCCGGCTGTTTCAAATGCCATTCAAATGAAATTTACATCCGAGGTGCGGACAAACTGAACCTGGGAACGAATCTCGTTGAACGAGCTGGATGTTTCGGGTGCCATACCATCGAGCGTTACAAGAACAAACGACGGATAGGCCCCGATCTGAATAAGATTTCCTCGAAAGTGAACAAAGATTGGACTTACCTCTGGATAAAAAATCCCAAGTCGTTTCGTCATAATTCATGGATGCCGGATTTCTTTGGTCTATTTAACAACAGTGATCCAGAATCTGTTGCCAGAACAGATCAGGAAATAAATGCCATTGTGCACTACCTATTCAAGAACAGTGGAGACTTTCCGCTTGACAGGATTCCGAGACGTGGAAATTCCGAGCGAGGGGAAGATCTGGTCAACTCTCTTGGATGTCTCGGCTGCCACAGGGTTGAATCCGAGGCGATTGAAGAAGCGACTACCCTCCAGACATTACGGCTGGATCATGGTCCCAATCTTATTGGGCTAGCTTCTAAAACGGAAGCCGAATGGATCTACAGCTGGCTTAGGGAGCCGGAGCGTTACTTCCCGCGGACGAAAATGCCGAATCTGAGACTCTCGGTGACTGAGGCGGCTGACATCACGGCGTATCTCATGACTATGGGCAATGGAGATTTCCTCGAACAGACTGTCCCACCAGTTGATGAAGACCAGATCGATGAGATCACCATGGCTTTTCTCACTAGAATGTTCTCGGATTACGACTCCAGGCAAAAACTAACGGAAATGACGCTGGAAGATAAACTCGACTATACGGGTGAAAAACTAATCAGGTCTTACGGCTGTTTTGGTTGTCACAATATCCCTGGCTTTGAAGAAGAGAAGCCTATCGGGACGGAATTGACCGAAGAGGGGAGCAAGGAAGTCGCAAAACTGGACTTTGGCCTTCTGGACATCGAACACAGCCGCAAGGCGTGGTTCACGCAGAAACTTCTGCATCCCCGGAGCTTCGATGAAAACAAAGTAAAAGGCCCTTATGAGCGTCTTAAGATGCCGGACTTTGAGTTTTCTGAGCAAGAAGTAGAAGCAATTGTCACGGCCATTCTCGGTTTCGTCAAAACGTCTTACGGTGTGAAGCCGGCAAGATCCGTCAATCCTGATGTTCATATGGGTCAGTGGCTGGTGCGGGAGTACAACTGCCAGGGGTGCCATCTCATTGAACATGACGGAGGAGTTATCCGTTCCACCATTACACAGTGGCTTATGGATGTGAACGGTATCGGTCATGAAGCGGCCCTGGAGGTTACGGTCGATTTCAGTCCGCCTGACCTTCATACGCAAGGGGCCAAGACACAGCCGGACTGGCTCTTCGATTTCTTCAAGGAACCGACAACACTCATACGGCCCAATCTCAGGGTACGAATGCCTACATTCTATTTTGACGATGATGAGTGGAATTCGGTGATTAAATATTTTCAGTTTTTAGATGAAGAGGATAATGCCTACGAATCGCCACACCGGGTGGATACGAAGTCGGTGCGGTTCAAAGCTGGCAAGAGGCTTCAGGAGAAGGACATGGGTGCGTGCTTCAAGTGTCATTTTTATGGAACGGAGTTTCCCCAGCAAACCCCCGACACGTGGGCGCCGAATCTGGTCCTGACTAAGGAACGTCTCAGACCGGCATGGGTGATGGAATGGCTTCGTGATCCTCAAAGGATCATGCCGGGAACGAAGATGCCCGAGCCGTACATTCCCGCGGCAGACGAATTGTTGCAGGATAACGCCGCTAGCATCTTTGGTAGAGAGCTTGTTTCCCTCAAAGGGGACAGTCTATCTATGCTCTGGGGTTTGACGGATTATCTCTACGCTCTGCCCGGCAAAACTGATATCACTTCAGAGATCAAAAACTTCTTTGCCGAGAACGGCTACCAGCTGTTAAAACAGGAAGAGGAAGAAGGCGACGAGTGGGATGAATGGGAAGAAGAAGACGAGTGGGAAGACTAGGAATTGGTTAATAACTTTGTAATGGAGGTAATACGATGAATCACATCTTGAAACGATCCTCGGTTATAACAGCTATTTTTGTTATAGCTATCTCAGGCCTCTATGGAGGTGGCATCAAGGGGACGATGAAGTATGAAGGCGAGGTGCCGAAAATGGGGGACCTTAAGAAGAAGATGGCGTCGGATAAGGTCTGCGATATGATGCACGATTCACCAGTACGAGATGAATGGCTTCTGGCCGGACCGGACGGCGAACTTAAGAATGTGTTCGTCTATGTGAAGGAAGGAGTGAAGGGGGATTATGAGACTCCGTCGGAAGCGGCGATCATTGACCAGAAAGGCTGTGTCTACAAGCCGCACGTGCTGGGCGTTCAGGCAGGTCAGCCGATAGATATCTTGAACAGTGACGGTACTCTGCATAATGTCCATGCACTGCCGAAGAAAAGCGGCAACGCAAAGTTCAATATGGCGATGCCGGGCGCCGTCAAGAAGATCACCAAGAAGTTTAACACTCCGGAAATCATGGTGAAGATCAAGTGCGACGTCCACCCCTGGATGAAAACGTTTGTTGGTGTGGTCGATCACCCGTTCTATGCCGTGACGGCTGAAGACGGTTCCTATGAAATCAAGGGGTTGCCTGCGGGAACATACACTATTGAAGTGTGGCACGAGAAAATGTCAGGAATGGAAGTGTGGCACGAGAAAAAGCTGGCCAAAACGGCCACTGTCACTATCAAGAGTGATGAGATGGCCACAGCCGATTTTACACTGATACGACCGGACAAGAAGAAGAAATAGCACTATCGGTCTCTTCATCATATTATCAGCTTTTTCATTTCTGTGATGCGCGTCAAGCAGGATGCCGTACCCGGAATGCGCATCCCTGTCTGGTTCACACCGACTCAGGCTGGGTCGTGGGCATGATGATCATTGAGCACCAATAATCCGTCATCTAAAGTAAAGTCCCCTCCACCTGAGACGGTATTTTACTCCATCTGGTTAAGGCGGTTTTCAAAGTTTACCGCCTTAGCCACCCTTTTACTGATTTTTGTCGGCGGGCTCGTGACAAGCACCGGCTCGGGACTTTCTGTCCCCGACTGGCCGAACACCTACGGTTACTTCATGTTCAGTTTCCCGTTCTCCAAGTGGGTGGGAGGCATTTTCTACGAACACCTGCACAGGCTTGTAGCTTCATTCGTCGGTCTTTTGACGCTTGTTTTCGCCTTCTGGCTCTGGAAATCAGATGAGCAACTGTGGCTCAAGAACCTCGGCTGGGGAGCGCTGGTGGCAGTGATAACTCAGGGAGTTCTAGGCGGTATCACAGTGCTCTTTCTTCTGCCTACACCCGTTTCCGTCACCCACGGAGTCGTCGCTCAGAGCTTCTTCTGTGTTATCATTGCAATGGCGTACTTTCTCTCTTCAGAATGGAAGCACGATGAGGCTCCGCTGACGCACCCCGGAAATGAGTCTTTCTTCCGCTGGACGGCACTGGCAGCATCCTTTATCTTTGCCCAGTTGATTCTCGGTGCCGTCATGCGCCACACAGGATCAGGGCTGGCAATTATGGACTATCCGCTGGCTACCGGCAGGCTGATCCCCGCCTTCAATGGAGATACCTTATTTATCGTCAACGATGCACGCTTCGATCTCGGGCTAGACAGTGTAACACTTTCTCAGATTACGATCCACTTTGTGCACCGGCTCGGTGCACTGCTGGCTTCGATTGGCATAATAGGCGTAGCGATCCTGGGAGTCCGGAATTACAGTCAGGAGAAGAGGATAGCGTGGCCGGCACTCTTCCTGGCGGCGCTGTTGGCCATTCAGCTTACACTGGCAGGTTTTATCGTCTGGAGCGGAAGGAATCCGGTCATCACCACGTTTCATGTCTGGACGGGTGCACTCATGCTTGGCACTTCGGTGTTGCTGAGTCTGCGGAGTTACCGGATCCTCGGGATAAACTTTTGGCCCATCGCCCGTTCCGTTCCGTCCGGAGTTGCTGCACGGACACGACAATTGGTAATCAGCTTCTTCGAATTAACGAAGCCGGGCATCACTGGTCTCGTCCTCGTGGCCGCCGGCATAGGGTTCTACCTGGCGCTGAACGAGGCGGGATCGTCCCTCGGAGATAATGTCGGCCGTCTCATCCATCTTCTCATTGGGACGGCTCTGGTTTCGGGAGGCGTTGGCGCCCTCAACGAATTTATTGAACGCGATGATGACTTGCGGATGTATCGTACCATGGAAAGGCCCGTTCCTGCGGGGCACCTTTCACCGTTTGTGGCAATGATGTTTGGAACTGTGATATCTATCTGTGGCATCGCATATCTGGCAATCGCTCTTAACGTTCTGACCAGTCTGCTGGCATTCGCTACTCTGGTACTGTACCTCTATGTCTACACACCGCTGAAAAAGAAGACGACGCTTAATACACTGGTGGGGGCGGTCCCCGGTGCCCTGCCGCCCATGGGAGGGTGGGTTGCCGCAGGCGGTGATCTTACATTAGGAGCGTGGATACTTTTTGGCATCCTTTTCCTGTGGCAAATCCCCCATTTTTTTTCTATCGGCTGGCTATACCGCAATGACTATAAGCGTACTGGATTCCGGATGGTTCCCGTTACGGATGATACAGGGCGCGCGACAGCACTGTATGTGATAATGTTCTGTCTGGCGCTCCTTGGTTGCAGCCTATCCCTTTCATTCGTTGGTATCACAGGCGGAGTTTATCTGGCTGGGGCGACTCTTCTCGGATTGGTTTTTCTGGCTGCCGGCACGAACCTGGCGCTGAAGAAGACAGACAAGAGCGCCAGACAACTGCTCATTGCCTCAGTTATCTACCTGCCGTTGCTCCTCATTGTAATGGTCCTCGATGTCGGAATCATCGGATAGAGAAAAGGGTGTCGTATCGGCGGGATGCGAATTGATCTGTCACCAAGTCCGCTTAAAACGAAAACCTTAAACCAGATATTTGTCCCGTAGCAGGAAGGGAGGGAGTG from Candidatus Neomarinimicrobiota bacterium includes these protein-coding regions:
- a CDS encoding ubiquinol-cytochrome c reductase iron-sulfur subunit, with protein sequence MSDKEKQVTQESDAEETLKEKKVPKQPKASIGEDTFEEKVRRRSFISWLTVAWITFTAATGAFFTMMMRFMFPNVLFEPPQSFKIGYPDEYKVGEVDLRWKNKHGIWVVRNSEQIYALSTVCTHLGCMPNWLENEQKFKCPCHGSGFRMTGINFEGPAPRPLERFKIVLADDGQMLIDKTKKYQYEKGQWSNPESFLVV
- a CDS encoding cytochrome b N-terminal domain-containing protein — protein: MSEKSKKNIFERFGESAVWKSIFRSGVPRSRRQRMMSVLNSVFLHLHPVRLPRHAIKLKFTWCMGGLSFFLFLVLTISGILLMFYYRPTVEYAYVDMIDLGEQVPLGIMREIHRWGAHAMVITVWLHMFRVFMTGSYKPPREFNWAVGVILLTLTLLLSFTGYLLPWDQLAIWAITVGTNMARATPFLGHEGPGAALLSLGDINFVHAASDVRFALLGGRFVGEAALLRFYVLHCIGFPFIIMILMAVHFWRIRKDGGISGPT
- a CDS encoding cytochrome C, with the translated sequence MEVFKHFINGITHPTIMLTAILVVFPFIFPPSDFFEKWNRRLRLDFFWTKKGLIVVLALFFAFFAIGVSDENSRLIFLKPDNVPIVGLLILVHAFLWLSMNQARNNDELLQAGEKPAEYHDPEDKVLVWPDLVYIEFISLILLMSLLLIWSIGLEAPLEEPANPTNSPNPAKAPWYFLGLQEMLVYFDPWLAGVVFPSIMIIGLMAIPYIDINKEGAGFYSYRQRRMAISIFMFGWLWLWVNLILVGTFLRGPNWNFFGPFEFWDPHKLEALVNINLSEFIYIKLFGIGLPGNILLREIFGFIVVFGYFLVLPPILAKTVFKQLYQALGNFKYGVFIFLVLSMISLPLKMYLRWIFNLKYLIAIPEFFFNI
- a CDS encoding c-type cytochrome, translated to MEKQERFYNILKLNKLFGISSIVFLLLLVWTFVDDYDRDWKDYQREFRQLEVASTKGQLDGELEKLNALEEYKEAQGNLDAAGNALKEKEDDLKILEKQLRKLEAEHYQVEQVYNFTKAEYDVVKYEHEEAVGRGHGNPEETGQKLDRYEIDLNQKRLIVEEAERHMFEKRDTIRSHREEVKEADTRLSQLRRQASILERKLSVVDPAAMSFANRIGDKVRDLPVLDFLSPYYKVDQVVLKDITEDINFMEIPKVDRCTTCHQGITEPGYEDASQPFTTHPDLALYLNNDSPHPLESFGCTSCHAGRGRGTDFSTAAHTPGSHEQEEEWIEKYDWHEMHHWEQPMFPVKYTEAGCFKCHSNEIYIRGADKLNLGTNLVERAGCFGCHTIERYKNKRRIGPDLNKISSKVNKDWTYLWIKNPKSFRHNSWMPDFFGLFNNSDPESVARTDQEINAIVHYLFKNSGDFPLDRIPRRGNSERGEDLVNSLGCLGCHRVESEAIEEATTLQTLRLDHGPNLIGLASKTEAEWIYSWLREPERYFPRTKMPNLRLSVTEAADITAYLMTMGNGDFLEQTVPPVDEDQIDEITMAFLTRMFSDYDSRQKLTEMTLEDKLDYTGEKLIRSYGCFGCHNIPGFEEEKPIGTELTEEGSKEVAKLDFGLLDIEHSRKAWFTQKLLHPRSFDENKVKGPYERLKMPDFEFSEQEVEAIVTAILGFVKTSYGVKPARSVNPDVHMGQWLVREYNCQGCHLIEHDGGVIRSTITQWLMDVNGIGHEAALEVTVDFSPPDLHTQGAKTQPDWLFDFFKEPTTLIRPNLRVRMPTFYFDDDEWNSVIKYFQFLDEEDNAYESPHRVDTKSVRFKAGKRLQEKDMGACFKCHFYGTEFPQQTPDTWAPNLVLTKERLRPAWVMEWLRDPQRIMPGTKMPEPYIPAADELLQDNAASIFGRELVSLKGDSLSMLWGLTDYLYALPGKTDITSEIKNFFAENGYQLLKQEEEEGDEWDEWEEEDEWED
- a CDS encoding carboxypeptidase regulatory-like domain-containing protein; this translates as MKRSSVITAIFVIAISGLYGGGIKGTMKYEGEVPKMGDLKKKMASDKVCDMMHDSPVRDEWLLAGPDGELKNVFVYVKEGVKGDYETPSEAAIIDQKGCVYKPHVLGVQAGQPIDILNSDGTLHNVHALPKKSGNAKFNMAMPGAVKKITKKFNTPEIMVKIKCDVHPWMKTFVGVVDHPFYAVTAEDGSYEIKGLPAGTYTIEVWHEKMSGMEVWHEKKLAKTATVTIKSDEMATADFTLIRPDKKKK
- the cyoE gene encoding heme o synthase; its protein translation is MSTNNPSSKVKSPPPETVFYSIWLRRFSKFTALATLLLIFVGGLVTSTGSGLSVPDWPNTYGYFMFSFPFSKWVGGIFYEHLHRLVASFVGLLTLVFAFWLWKSDEQLWLKNLGWGALVAVITQGVLGGITVLFLLPTPVSVTHGVVAQSFFCVIIAMAYFLSSEWKHDEAPLTHPGNESFFRWTALAASFIFAQLILGAVMRHTGSGLAIMDYPLATGRLIPAFNGDTLFIVNDARFDLGLDSVTLSQITIHFVHRLGALLASIGIIGVAILGVRNYSQEKRIAWPALFLAALLAIQLTLAGFIVWSGRNPVITTFHVWTGALMLGTSVLLSLRSYRILGINFWPIARSVPSGVAARTRQLVISFFELTKPGITGLVLVAAGIGFYLALNEAGSSLGDNVGRLIHLLIGTALVSGGVGALNEFIERDDDLRMYRTMERPVPAGHLSPFVAMMFGTVISICGIAYLAIALNVLTSLLAFATLVLYLYVYTPLKKKTTLNTLVGAVPGALPPMGGWVAAGGDLTLGAWILFGILFLWQIPHFFSIGWLYRNDYKRTGFRMVPVTDDTGRATALYVIMFCLALLGCSLSLSFVGITGGVYLAGATLLGLVFLAAGTNLALKKTDKSARQLLIASVIYLPLLLIVMVLDVGIIG